One genomic segment of Bradyrhizobium prioriisuperbiae includes these proteins:
- the hspQ gene encoding heat shock protein HspQ → MIKARTAKFQIGQIVRHRIFSFRGVIFDIDPEFNNTEEWWLSIPEGVRPHKDQPFYHLLAENSETEYVAYVSEQNLVPDDSGEPIRHSQVAEIFVKDKSGGYRPRNPSLN, encoded by the coding sequence ATGATCAAAGCGCGTACCGCCAAGTTCCAGATCGGCCAGATCGTCCGCCACCGGATCTTCTCGTTCCGCGGCGTGATTTTCGACATCGATCCGGAGTTCAACAACACGGAAGAGTGGTGGTTGTCCATCCCCGAGGGGGTACGGCCGCACAAGGACCAGCCGTTCTATCACCTGCTGGCCGAGAACTCCGAAACGGAATACGTCGCCTACGTCTCCGAACAGAACCTGGTCCCCGACGACTCCGGCGAGCCGATCCGCCATTCCCAGGTCGCTGAAATCTTCGTGAAGGACAAGTCCGGCGGCTACCGCCCGCGCAATCCGTCGCTGAACTGA
- a CDS encoding TerC family protein, which translates to MMQLLTSPEAWVALVTLTTLEIILGIDNVIFISVLVSRIPEHQAKRARQLGLALALIFRIALLFILVWLIGLTKPVLEIWGNAFSWRDIILIGGGAFLIAKATHEIHGEVEAREGGEGATPANAFFWVIVQIILIDLVFSIDSIITAIGMAQDIAIMVAAVIISCIVMYVSSGPISAFVAKHPTTKMLALAFLVLIGVALVADGFAFHIPRGYIYFAIAFALAVEAFNILARGNRNRARPS; encoded by the coding sequence ATGATGCAACTTCTCACCAGTCCCGAAGCCTGGGTCGCCCTGGTGACACTGACGACACTCGAGATCATTCTCGGCATCGACAATGTCATCTTCATTTCGGTGCTGGTGTCTCGGATTCCCGAGCATCAGGCCAAGCGCGCGCGGCAACTGGGACTGGCGCTGGCGCTGATCTTCCGCATCGCGCTGCTGTTCATCCTGGTCTGGCTGATCGGGCTCACCAAACCGGTGCTGGAGATCTGGGGCAACGCGTTTTCCTGGCGCGACATCATCCTGATCGGCGGCGGTGCGTTCCTGATCGCGAAGGCCACCCACGAGATCCATGGCGAGGTCGAGGCGCGCGAAGGCGGCGAGGGCGCGACGCCGGCCAACGCGTTCTTCTGGGTGATCGTCCAGATCATCCTCATCGATCTGGTGTTCTCGATCGATTCCATCATCACGGCGATCGGCATGGCGCAGGATATCGCGATCATGGTCGCCGCGGTCATCATCTCCTGCATTGTGATGTACGTCTCGTCGGGGCCGATCTCGGCTTTCGTCGCCAAGCATCCGACCACCAAGATGTTGGCGCTGGCCTTCCTGGTGCTGATCGGCGTGGCACTGGTGGCCGATGGTTTCGCGTTTCATATTCCGCGCGGCTATATCTACTTCGCCATCGCCTTTGCCCTGGCGGTGGAAGCGTTCAACATCCTGGCGCGCGGCAATCGCAACCGCGCGCGGCCGTCATAG
- a CDS encoding extracellular solute-binding protein → MPYANPDAPKGGRLTFGILGTFDSLNPMIVKGLAVQQIRGYVIESLLTRGQNEAFTLYGLLAESVETDDNRSYVTFRLNPKARFSDGRPVLAEDVLFSWALLRDKGRPNHRLYYAKVAKAEAPDPRTVRFTFTDANDRELPLILGLMPVLAKHAIDPATFEDTSLAPPIGSGPYQVSEVKAGTRVILTRSPDYWGRDLPANRGLWNFDEVRLDYYREVNGAFEAFKRGLYDFRVEHEPLRWHEGYDFPAARRGEVIRTEIRTGLPQPSEYLVFNTRRPLFADIRVREALTLLFDFEWINRNYFFGLYTRVGGFFAGSELSAYRRPADEREQALLKPYPPALQPAIVDGSWRLPVTDGSGRDRDTLGAALKLLSDAGYDLEGTTLRNRKSKAAFGFELLVTTRDQERIALAFARDARRAGIAVSVRVVDAVQFDQRKLAYDFDMIQNRWDQSLSPGNEQNFYWSSAAADTNGTRNYMGAKEPAIDAMIAAMLEARTHPDLVSAVRALDRLLMSGFYAIPLYNVEKQWIARWNRIQQPQTNALSGYLPETWWQRPTASGP, encoded by the coding sequence ATGCCCTACGCCAACCCGGACGCCCCCAAGGGCGGTCGGCTAACGTTCGGCATCCTCGGCACCTTCGACAGCCTCAACCCGATGATCGTAAAGGGTTTGGCGGTGCAGCAGATCCGCGGTTACGTGATCGAAAGCCTGCTCACCCGCGGCCAGAACGAAGCGTTTACGCTCTATGGCCTGTTGGCCGAAAGCGTCGAGACCGACGATAACCGCAGCTATGTCACGTTTCGCCTGAATCCGAAGGCGCGGTTTTCCGACGGTCGGCCGGTCCTGGCAGAGGACGTGCTGTTTTCCTGGGCACTGTTGCGCGACAAAGGCCGGCCGAATCATCGGCTGTACTATGCCAAGGTCGCGAAGGCCGAGGCTCCTGATCCGCGCACCGTGCGGTTCACGTTCACTGACGCCAACGACCGGGAGTTGCCGCTGATCCTCGGCCTGATGCCGGTGCTGGCGAAGCACGCCATCGATCCGGCGACATTCGAGGACACCTCCCTCGCCCCGCCGATCGGCTCCGGACCCTATCAGGTCTCTGAGGTCAAGGCAGGCACCCGCGTCATCCTGACCCGCAGTCCGGACTACTGGGGCCGCGACCTGCCGGCGAACCGCGGCCTCTGGAATTTCGACGAGGTCCGCCTCGACTACTATCGCGAGGTCAACGGCGCGTTCGAGGCGTTCAAGCGCGGCCTGTACGACTTCAGGGTCGAACACGAACCGCTGCGCTGGCACGAGGGCTACGACTTTCCCGCCGCGCGCCGCGGCGAGGTGATTCGCACCGAAATTCGCACCGGCCTGCCCCAACCCTCCGAATATCTCGTGTTCAACACACGGCGACCGCTGTTCGCCGACATCCGGGTCCGCGAGGCCTTGACCCTGCTGTTCGATTTCGAATGGATCAACCGCAACTACTTCTTCGGGCTCTATACCCGCGTCGGCGGATTCTTCGCCGGCTCGGAATTGTCGGCGTATCGGCGGCCGGCCGATGAGCGTGAACAGGCCCTGCTGAAGCCATATCCACCCGCTCTGCAGCCGGCCATCGTCGATGGCAGTTGGCGCCTGCCCGTCACTGACGGCAGCGGGCGTGATCGCGACACGCTGGGCGCCGCGCTGAAACTTTTGTCGGACGCCGGCTACGATCTCGAGGGCACCACACTGCGCAATCGCAAGTCCAAGGCCGCGTTCGGCTTCGAACTGCTGGTCACCACCCGCGACCAGGAGCGGATCGCGCTGGCCTTCGCGCGCGATGCCAGGCGTGCCGGAATCGCCGTTTCGGTGCGCGTGGTCGACGCGGTGCAGTTCGACCAGCGCAAGCTCGCCTATGACTTCGACATGATCCAGAACCGCTGGGACCAGTCGCTGTCGCCCGGCAATGAACAGAACTTCTATTGGAGCAGCGCCGCCGCCGATACCAACGGCACCCGCAATTATATGGGAGCCAAAGAGCCGGCGATCGATGCGATGATCGCGGCCATGCTGGAGGCTCGCACCCACCCGGACCTCGTGTCCGCCGTCCGCGCGCTCGACCGGTTGCTGATGTCCGGCTTCTACGCGATCCCGCTCTACAACGTCGAGAAGCAATGGATCGCCCGATGGAATCGGATACAACAGCCGCAGACCAATGCATTGAGCGGATACCTGCCTGAAACGTGGTGGCAGCGGCCGACCGCAAGCGGACCATGA
- a CDS encoding AMP-binding protein yields the protein MSKPAPSGATPASPSPSIDDIFRRLVARHPGFPALIDPPDKRRITGEAPSGLTYAEADAAVSALAAQFVAAGLPASSVIAIQLPNTVEFMLTVLAALRAGLVVALVPQLWRQAELSSALNRTGARAIVTTGTIDGVNHADLAMNAAVEAFSIRHVFGFGSNLPEGMTPLDISSAPSSPLPHFPAQDARRVAAISFDVTPDGPRAIPRTQLNLIAGGLAIFLESGIDQGPMILSAMQPSSFAGLSASLVAWLLSGGTLALHHPFDPELLEQQLTDESCAVLVVPGPLAMRLRESGLLHRVSSLRHVVGLWRAPEQIAASPEWSIDKVRLTDVYLFGEIGLFGARRGSDGNPTPIQPGPRGAPQGISGSSVACDVILTPHGTLALRGPMVPVVAYKALVNSTAAHAPSAMPDHVDTGYAARRDRTSGATCITAPPSGIMAVGGYRFLASDLQEWAKRLAQGAMLTALPDRLCGYRLAGRASDNARARDALTILGLNPLMVEAFRDRTPAA from the coding sequence CTGAGCAAGCCCGCACCATCTGGCGCGACCCCGGCAAGCCCGTCGCCATCCATCGATGATATCTTCCGCCGGCTTGTCGCCCGCCATCCCGGTTTTCCGGCTCTGATCGATCCGCCGGACAAGCGGCGTATCACCGGCGAAGCGCCCTCCGGGCTGACCTATGCCGAAGCAGATGCCGCGGTGTCCGCGCTGGCCGCCCAATTTGTTGCTGCCGGACTTCCGGCCTCTTCCGTGATCGCCATCCAGTTGCCGAATACCGTCGAGTTCATGCTGACGGTGCTCGCAGCACTGCGTGCCGGTCTCGTCGTTGCGTTGGTGCCCCAGCTCTGGCGGCAGGCTGAACTCTCGTCGGCGCTCAACCGCACCGGCGCGCGCGCCATTGTCACGACGGGCACGATCGACGGCGTCAACCACGCCGACCTGGCGATGAACGCGGCGGTCGAGGCGTTTTCGATCCGCCATGTGTTCGGCTTTGGCAGCAATCTTCCCGAGGGAATGACCCCACTGGATATCTCGAGCGCGCCCTCGAGCCCTCTCCCGCACTTTCCAGCGCAGGATGCGCGGCGCGTGGCTGCGATTTCGTTCGACGTCACACCGGATGGCCCGCGCGCGATCCCGCGAACCCAGCTCAATCTGATCGCCGGCGGCCTCGCGATCTTCCTGGAGAGTGGCATCGACCAGGGGCCGATGATCCTTTCGGCGATGCAGCCGTCGTCGTTTGCCGGCCTGAGCGCATCGCTTGTCGCCTGGCTACTGAGCGGCGGTACGCTTGCGCTGCATCATCCGTTCGATCCCGAGTTGCTGGAGCAGCAACTGACCGACGAATCCTGCGCGGTCCTGGTGGTGCCTGGTCCTCTCGCCATGCGACTCCGCGAGAGCGGCTTGCTCCATCGCGTATCCTCTCTCCGTCACGTCGTCGGCCTCTGGCGCGCCCCGGAGCAGATCGCCGCCAGCCCGGAGTGGAGCATCGACAAGGTCCGGTTGACCGATGTCTACCTGTTCGGCGAAATCGGGCTGTTCGGAGCCCGCCGCGGCAGCGACGGTAACCCCACGCCAATCCAGCCCGGCCCGCGCGGCGCCCCGCAGGGCATCTCCGGCTCCTCCGTCGCCTGCGACGTCATCCTGACGCCGCACGGCACGCTCGCGCTGCGCGGCCCAATGGTACCCGTAGTAGCCTACAAGGCGTTGGTGAATTCCACTGCAGCACACGCGCCCTCCGCCATGCCCGACCACGTCGATACTGGGTATGCAGCACGCCGCGATCGGACCAGCGGCGCGACCTGCATTACCGCGCCACCATCGGGAATCATGGCTGTCGGTGGCTACAGATTCCTCGCCAGCGACTTGCAGGAATGGGCGAAGAGATTGGCGCAAGGCGCGATGCTGACTGCACTTCCCGACCGGCTCTGCGGCTATCGTCTGGCCGGGCGCGCGAGCGACAATGCCCGTGCGCGGGACGCATTGACGATCCTCGGCCTGAATCCGCTGATGGTCGAAGCATTTCGTGACCGGACTCCAGCCGCCTGA
- the pcsA gene encoding phosphatidylcholine synthase — MTEPNPHPAPTASLAARVCAFGVHVLTALGAAFALLAMLEAVREHWSAMFGWLGAALLVDALDGPIARHLDVSRLLPDWSGETLDLVVDFTTYVFVPAYAITASGLLLPVAAPLLGAAIVVTGALYFADRRMKADDNHFRGFPTLWNAAAFYLFLLKPGPVTASLSMAVLLVLTFVPFHVIHPVRVTRLRWLNLGLIALWGFLALEAVIKDFRVPASVSFGLCAIALYGLCSDIVIRIIKRVKA; from the coding sequence ATGACCGAGCCGAATCCCCACCCAGCGCCCACTGCCTCGCTCGCCGCGCGCGTCTGCGCCTTCGGCGTGCATGTCCTCACCGCGCTGGGGGCCGCTTTTGCACTGCTGGCGATGCTGGAGGCGGTGCGGGAGCATTGGTCGGCGATGTTCGGCTGGCTTGGCGCGGCGCTGCTGGTGGATGCGCTGGACGGGCCGATCGCGCGCCACCTTGACGTCAGCCGCTTGCTGCCGGACTGGTCCGGCGAGACCCTCGATCTGGTGGTCGATTTCACGACCTATGTGTTCGTGCCGGCCTACGCCATCACGGCAAGCGGGCTCTTGCTGCCGGTCGCGGCGCCTCTGCTGGGCGCCGCCATCGTGGTCACCGGGGCGCTGTATTTCGCCGATCGGCGCATGAAGGCCGACGACAACCATTTTCGCGGATTTCCCACATTGTGGAATGCGGCGGCTTTCTATCTGTTCCTGCTCAAGCCCGGCCCGGTCACGGCAAGCCTGTCGATGGCGGTGCTGCTGGTGCTGACCTTCGTGCCGTTCCACGTCATTCATCCGGTGCGCGTCACCCGGCTGCGCTGGCTGAATCTCGGGCTGATCGCGCTGTGGGGCTTCCTCGCGCTGGAGGCTGTCATCAAGGATTTTCGCGTGCCGGCTAGCGTCAGCTTCGGTCTGTGCGCCATTGCGCTCTACGGCCTGTGCAGCGACATTGTCATACGGATCATCAAGCGGGTGAAGGCATGA
- a CDS encoding AEC family transporter: MIDILNLALPYFGLIFIGFACGKAKALPEAGLAWMNFFLLYVSLPALFFRILAKTPFEELNNLPFVIATTSATALAFTLSAGMGRLMGRLSLRDTTMAGLSGGYGNIGYMGPGLALATLGAKAAVPVALIFCFDSILLFSLVPLLMAVSSGKGQPLGPTIVSVVKQIVFHPLIVAGYCGTFAAAFHLHPPVAIDNTLQFLQGAAAPVALFALGVTVALRPFSRVPWEVPGIILVKLVLHPLIVFGLLMLLGPFVPEWSATAILMASLPPALNVFVIARQYDAWIEAASAAVLLGTFVSVVTLTSVMWMLKTGQIVLP, encoded by the coding sequence ATGATCGATATCCTGAATCTGGCGCTGCCCTACTTTGGGCTGATTTTCATCGGCTTCGCCTGCGGCAAGGCCAAGGCTCTCCCCGAAGCGGGCCTCGCCTGGATGAATTTCTTCCTGCTTTACGTCTCGCTGCCGGCGCTGTTCTTCCGGATCCTGGCCAAGACGCCGTTCGAGGAACTGAACAACCTGCCGTTTGTGATTGCGACCACCAGCGCCACGGCGCTGGCGTTCACGCTGTCGGCAGGGATGGGCCGGCTGATGGGGCGGCTGTCGCTGCGCGACACCACCATGGCGGGACTCTCCGGCGGCTATGGCAACATCGGCTATATGGGCCCGGGCTTGGCGCTGGCAACGCTCGGCGCCAAGGCCGCGGTGCCGGTGGCGCTGATCTTCTGCTTCGACAGCATTCTCTTATTCTCGCTGGTGCCGCTGTTGATGGCGGTGTCCAGCGGCAAAGGCCAGCCGCTGGGACCGACGATTGTGTCTGTGGTGAAACAGATCGTGTTTCACCCCCTGATCGTTGCCGGTTATTGCGGCACGTTCGCCGCCGCCTTCCACCTGCATCCGCCGGTCGCGATCGACAACACCCTGCAGTTCCTGCAGGGCGCCGCTGCCCCCGTCGCGCTGTTCGCGCTCGGGGTGACGGTGGCGCTGCGGCCGTTCAGCCGGGTGCCGTGGGAAGTCCCCGGCATCATCCTGGTCAAACTCGTGCTGCACCCGCTGATTGTGTTCGGCCTCCTGATGCTGCTCGGGCCGTTCGTGCCGGAATGGTCGGCCACCGCGATCCTGATGGCGTCGCTGCCGCCGGCGCTCAATGTGTTCGTGATCGCGCGGCAGTACGACGCCTGGATCGAGGCTGCGTCGGCCGCGGTGCTGTTGGGAACTTTCGTGTCGGTGGTGACACTGACCAGCGTGATGTGGATGCTGAAGACCGGCCAGATCGTGCTGCCGTAG
- a CDS encoding GGDEF domain-containing protein has translation MSQQAPVLCISDGANAWSKALSGVGSFPLVDTAWKNAARAIDRLQPAAVLVADADAADERLGEIAAQVADIQPYIPLIAINLKTQGQASNAISFSAADGNLVRLEARLTAALRVRTLHATVLRRIIDTASMQQQLPNTDPLDDATVLLIGRGASYPTLSIALGERMGVVGALSIEAAAKHLNTRDLDGVVIGEGFSHRVIDAFLTVLSEDSRFRDLPAILTGSAAAFVSVQSLPNLEIVSGQAEDVASSAIPLIRQHAFAARLTRALKSLDAGGLLDTRTGLMTSTAFDRDFALAIEDAQKRGGGLSAARFMFGSIPDRIRYDAARILSRLMRRMDFAALQDDGSIVVAFAETDLRTAHMIARRLASVLRHTMHSLAREKRIDPHVTLVTLLPKDSAVTLFDRLYGESQRAAS, from the coding sequence ATGTCCCAGCAAGCCCCTGTTCTCTGCATTTCCGACGGCGCAAATGCCTGGTCCAAAGCCCTCTCCGGGGTTGGGTCGTTTCCGCTGGTCGACACCGCCTGGAAGAATGCCGCCCGGGCCATCGATCGGTTGCAGCCGGCGGCCGTTCTTGTCGCGGACGCCGATGCCGCAGACGAGCGGCTCGGCGAGATCGCGGCCCAGGTCGCCGACATCCAGCCTTACATTCCCCTGATCGCGATCAATCTGAAAACTCAGGGACAAGCGTCGAACGCCATTTCGTTTTCTGCCGCCGACGGCAATCTGGTCCGACTGGAAGCGCGGCTGACTGCGGCCTTGCGGGTGCGCACCTTACACGCCACGGTGCTGCGCAGAATTATTGATACCGCATCCATGCAGCAGCAATTGCCCAACACTGATCCGCTCGACGACGCAACGGTGCTGCTGATCGGTCGAGGCGCATCCTATCCCACGCTGTCGATCGCGCTCGGCGAGCGGATGGGCGTGGTCGGCGCGCTGAGTATCGAAGCTGCGGCCAAACACCTGAACACCCGAGATCTCGACGGCGTGGTCATCGGCGAAGGTTTCAGTCATCGCGTGATCGATGCATTTCTTACAGTGCTATCGGAAGATTCACGCTTCCGCGACCTGCCCGCCATTCTCACCGGGTCGGCCGCCGCGTTCGTTTCCGTGCAGAGCCTGCCCAATCTCGAAATCGTGTCGGGCCAGGCCGAGGATGTCGCCAGCAGCGCCATTCCTCTCATTCGCCAGCACGCTTTCGCGGCCCGCCTGACCCGAGCGCTGAAATCGCTCGACGCCGGAGGCCTGCTCGATACACGCACTGGGCTAATGACCTCGACCGCCTTCGACCGGGATTTCGCCCTGGCCATCGAGGACGCCCAGAAGCGTGGCGGAGGCTTGTCGGCGGCTCGCTTTATGTTCGGCAGCATCCCGGATCGTATCCGCTACGATGCAGCTCGCATCCTCAGCCGGCTGATGCGCCGCATGGATTTCGCTGCGCTGCAGGACGATGGTTCAATCGTCGTGGCATTTGCGGAAACCGACCTGCGCACCGCGCACATGATCGCACGCCGACTGGCCAGTGTCCTGCGCCACACCATGCACAGCCTCGCGCGCGAGAAACGTATCGATCCGCATGTCACGCTGGTGACGCTGCTTCCAAAGGATTCGGCGGTGACACTGTTCGATCGCCTGTATGGCGAAAGCCAGCGCGCGGCGTCCTGA
- a CDS encoding UbiH/UbiF family hydroxylase translates to MTGQPHPQSFDVAVIGGGPAGLVAAIGLAAAGANTALVARRAPYADNRTTALLGQSVELLERLGVWQRCVANATALRVMRLVDDTGRLVRAPEVRFSCDEIGREAFGYNIENRILLEALESRAAELAHITRFDDDADTIEPHGESAEVRTRLGQLLRARLVIGADGRRSLSRDAAGIDVKRRALAQTALTFNVSHSRPHHNVSTEFHTVHGPCVVVPLTGDRSSIVWVTTPQEADRLMALSDEELGVAVEQQAHSILGRMRIEGPRHTFPLAIEHPRRVATNRVVLVGDAAHVLPPIGAQGLNMGLRDASDIIDIATEALGHEDDPGSAQALARFERARWADIGSRSLIIDWANRSLLSDFLPAQTVRALGMHLIGGFGPLRRLAMREGLAPSWRSGAR, encoded by the coding sequence ATGACCGGCCAGCCCCATCCACAATCCTTCGATGTCGCCGTGATCGGCGGCGGCCCGGCCGGCTTGGTCGCTGCGATTGGTCTGGCGGCGGCGGGGGCCAACACGGCGCTGGTGGCGCGGCGCGCGCCCTATGCCGACAACAGGACCACGGCCCTGCTCGGCCAATCGGTCGAGCTGCTGGAGCGTCTCGGCGTCTGGCAGCGCTGCGTGGCGAACGCCACGGCGCTGCGCGTGATGCGCCTGGTCGACGACACCGGCCGGCTGGTGCGCGCGCCGGAAGTGCGTTTTTCCTGTGACGAGATTGGCCGCGAGGCGTTTGGCTACAACATCGAAAACCGCATCCTGCTGGAGGCGCTGGAGAGCCGCGCCGCGGAGCTCGCGCACATCACCCGATTCGACGACGATGCCGACACCATCGAACCGCACGGCGAGTCCGCCGAGGTCCGCACCCGGCTGGGTCAGTTGCTGCGTGCACGCCTGGTGATCGGCGCCGACGGGCGGCGCTCGCTCAGCCGCGACGCGGCCGGGATCGACGTGAAACGGCGCGCGCTGGCGCAGACTGCCCTCACCTTCAACGTGTCGCACAGCCGCCCGCATCACAATGTCTCGACCGAATTTCACACCGTGCATGGTCCCTGCGTGGTGGTGCCGCTGACGGGCGACCGCTCCAGCATCGTCTGGGTCACAACACCGCAGGAGGCCGATCGACTGATGGCGCTGAGCGACGAGGAACTTGGCGTGGCCGTCGAACAACAGGCCCATTCCATCCTCGGCCGCATGCGGATCGAAGGCCCGCGCCATACGTTTCCACTGGCGATCGAGCACCCGAGGCGCGTCGCGACCAACCGCGTGGTGCTGGTCGGCGATGCCGCGCATGTGCTGCCGCCGATCGGTGCGCAGGGTCTCAACATGGGATTGCGCGACGCCTCCGACATCATCGATATCGCCACCGAGGCGCTCGGCCACGAGGACGATCCGGGGTCGGCGCAGGCGCTGGCGCGGTTCGAGCGGGCGCGCTGGGCTGATATCGGCAGCCGGTCGCTGATCATCGATTGGGCCAACCGCTCCCTGCTCAGCGATTTCCTGCCGGCGCAGACGGTCCGCGCGCTCGGCATGCATCTGATCGGTGGTTTTGGCCCGCTGCGGCGCCTCGCCATGCGCGAGGGCCTGGCGCCGTCATGGCGGTCCGGGGCGCGCTGA
- a CDS encoding invasion associated locus B family protein: MNFRLLAVPALPRGRVLAALAAATLTVSTAAFAQQPAAPPAAAPKAPAPKAAPKAAPKAAPAPAPAAQAPAAPAAPQQPAEQQVQLIYAPWTKFCLKGQDANAKQICFTGKDGRIESGQPVVAAVIIEPEGEPKKILRVTLPLGMQLVHGTRVIIDNNTPAQSPYVICFQNGCMSDYEATPEMIANLKKGQQLIVQAINSNGAPLTLPLPLAEFAKAFDGPPTDPKVFEENQKKLQEELQKRANEARQKLEAAQPQGATPAPNPAAK; the protein is encoded by the coding sequence ATGAATTTTCGTCTCTTGGCCGTGCCGGCGCTGCCGCGCGGGCGGGTTTTGGCGGCGCTGGCTGCCGCGACATTGACCGTTTCAACCGCCGCCTTTGCTCAGCAGCCGGCTGCTCCCCCGGCAGCCGCCCCCAAGGCTCCGGCCCCGAAGGCTGCGCCCAAGGCGGCTCCGAAGGCCGCGCCAGCTCCGGCTCCGGCCGCCCAGGCACCCGCCGCGCCGGCGGCGCCGCAGCAGCCCGCCGAACAGCAGGTCCAGCTGATCTATGCACCCTGGACCAAGTTCTGCCTCAAGGGCCAGGATGCCAACGCCAAGCAGATCTGCTTCACCGGCAAGGACGGCCGCATCGAATCCGGCCAGCCGGTGGTCGCCGCCGTGATCATCGAGCCGGAAGGCGAGCCGAAGAAGATTTTGCGCGTTACGCTGCCGCTCGGCATGCAGCTGGTCCACGGCACCCGGGTGATCATCGACAACAACACCCCGGCGCAGAGCCCGTACGTGATCTGCTTCCAGAACGGCTGCATGTCCGACTACGAAGCGACGCCTGAGATGATCGCCAACCTGAAGAAGGGCCAGCAGCTGATCGTGCAGGCGATCAATTCCAACGGCGCGCCGCTGACGCTGCCGCTGCCGCTGGCGGAATTCGCCAAGGCCTTCGACGGTCCGCCCACCGATCCGAAGGTGTTCGAGGAAAACCAGAAGAAGCTGCAGGAAGAGCTGCAGAAGCGGGCCAATGAGGCGCGCCAGAAGCTCGAGGCGGCGCAGCCGCAGGGCGCGACACCGGCCCCCAATCCGGCGGCGAAGTAA
- a CDS encoding quinone oxidoreductase: MTKAVRVHQVGGPEVLTYEDVDVPPPGQGEVRMRQHAVGLNFIDTYYRTGLYKAPALPFIAGNEASGEVVSVGPGVTNFHPGDRVAYYFNLGGYASERNIPADKLVKLPDMITHEQAAVLMLKGLTVFYLLHKTFRVETGHRVLIHAAAGGIGLLACQWAKALGANVIGTVGSKEKAELALANGCDHVILYNEEDFVARVKQISRGELCDVVYDGVGKTTFPGSLSCLKPRGMFVSFGNASGPVPPFSLLELNNHGSLFATRPKLNDYVSKRSELIEAADTMFAAVINGKLHVPIHHAYALKDAQKAHRDLESRATTGASILRP, from the coding sequence ATGACCAAGGCAGTGCGTGTCCATCAGGTCGGCGGGCCGGAGGTGCTGACCTATGAGGATGTCGATGTTCCGCCGCCCGGCCAGGGCGAGGTGCGGATGCGTCAGCATGCCGTTGGCCTGAACTTCATCGACACCTACTATCGCACCGGCCTCTACAAGGCGCCGGCGCTGCCGTTCATCGCCGGCAACGAAGCCTCCGGCGAGGTGGTCTCCGTCGGGCCGGGCGTGACCAATTTCCATCCCGGCGATCGTGTTGCCTATTATTTCAATCTCGGCGGCTACGCCAGCGAGCGGAACATCCCGGCCGACAAGCTGGTCAAGCTGCCCGACATGATCACCCACGAGCAGGCAGCCGTGCTGATGCTCAAGGGCCTGACCGTCTTCTATCTCCTGCACAAGACCTTCCGCGTCGAGACCGGGCATCGTGTGCTGATCCATGCGGCGGCCGGCGGCATCGGCTTGCTTGCCTGCCAGTGGGCCAAGGCGCTCGGCGCCAACGTGATCGGCACCGTCGGCTCCAAGGAAAAGGCCGAACTCGCGCTCGCCAATGGCTGCGACCACGTCATCCTCTACAACGAGGAAGATTTCGTTGCGCGCGTCAAACAGATCAGCCGCGGCGAGCTCTGCGACGTGGTCTATGACGGCGTCGGCAAGACCACGTTCCCGGGCTCGCTGTCATGCCTGAAACCGCGCGGCATGTTCGTTTCCTTCGGCAACGCCTCGGGACCGGTGCCGCCGTTCTCGCTGCTCGAGCTCAACAACCATGGCTCGCTGTTCGCGACCCGTCCCAAACTGAACGACTATGTCAGCAAGCGCTCCGAACTGATCGAAGCCGCCGACACCATGTTCGCTGCTGTGATCAACGGCAAGCTGCACGTGCCGATCCATCATGCCTATGCCCTGAAGGACGCGCAGAAGGCGCATCGCGATCTGGAGAGCAGGGCGACGACCGGGGCGTCGATCCTGCGACCGTAG